A window of the Clostridiales bacterium genome harbors these coding sequences:
- a CDS encoding STAS domain-containing protein codes for MNIAHEKFGAIDLIKLKGKLNNASKKKFAQSIEKYVVQNCHIILDMSACDFISNVGFRYLVLLDREILSKWGKFVIVGLSDEIVETMNLTGFENVFSIYSSVYEVLDDWKVGGKYAKNR; via the coding sequence TTGCGCATGAAAAGTTCGGAGCAATAGATCTGATCAAGCTTAAGGGAAAGTTAAATAACGCAAGTAAAAAAAAATTTGCTCAAAGTATTGAAAAGTACGTGGTGCAAAATTGTCATATAATACTCGACATGAGTGCTTGCGATTTCATATCTAATGTGGGATTTAGGTATTTAGTATTATTAGATAGAGAAATATTATCTAAATGGGGCAAGTTTGTTATTGTCGGGTTAAGTGATGAAATAGTAGAGACGATGAATTTAACTGGGTTCGAAAATGTGTTTTCAATATATTCATCTGTATATGAGGTATTAGATGATTGGAAAGTTGGTGGTAAATATGCAAAGAATAGATAA
- the glgX gene encoding glycogen debranching protein GlgX, with product MQRIDNTPTTTYEGYDLREGNPLPFGATIVPGGINFSVYSQHASSCVLVIYKRGDKEPFIEIPFPETFKIGNVFCMIVYGLDYEEIEYGYRMDGEFAPKKGNWFDKTKILMDPYAKSVAGRDEWGKKIDTTNSYQHRARITRFDYDWRGDKQLEIPMEDLIIYEMHVRGFTNHKSSDVTYKGTYSGVREKIPYLKDLGINCVELMPITSFDEFENSKESPITGELLLNYWGYSSIAFFAPKAGYAQTGKVNGECDEFKTLVRDFHKHGIEVILDVVYNHTGEGNALGPCISFRGIDNKTYYMLTANGEYYNFSGCGNTLNCNHPVVRDLILANLRNWVAEYHIDGFRFDLASILGRNQDGTPMSNPPLLESLAFDPVLGKCKLIAEAWDAGGLYQVGSFPSWGRFAEWNGKYRDDIRRFLKSDEGTIMSVIQRIIGSPDLYFHKGLGTCSSINFITCHDGFTLMDLFSYNQKHNWANCENNKDGNDINYSWNCGVEGHTDNIEIKALRKRLIKNAISILMISQGIPMMYMGDEMGNSQYGNNNAYCQDNEVSWINWNDLNENKDIHNFVKKMIEFRKTHSVLRNKLHWEDEQEERSGYSHISWHGVKVNEPDKSYCSRSIALMLWGKSKDSDSINDDHIYIIMNMYWKAQTFELPPLNIEEKWYLFVDTFKEEEKEIVAVGEEIKLKNQASYNVGPRSVVILVAKHI from the coding sequence ATGCAAAGAATAGATAATACACCTACAACGACGTACGAAGGATATGATTTAAGAGAAGGTAATCCTTTACCATTTGGTGCGACTATTGTGCCAGGTGGGATAAATTTTTCTGTATATTCACAGCATGCTAGTTCATGTGTTTTGGTTATATATAAACGAGGGGATAAGGAACCATTTATAGAGATACCATTCCCAGAGACATTTAAAATAGGAAATGTTTTTTGCATGATAGTATATGGATTAGATTATGAAGAGATAGAATACGGTTATAGAATGGATGGTGAGTTTGCACCTAAAAAGGGGAATTGGTTCGATAAGACAAAAATTTTGATGGATCCATATGCAAAGTCTGTAGCTGGGCGTGATGAATGGGGCAAAAAAATTGATACAACCAATAGCTATCAGCACAGGGCTAGAATAACAAGGTTTGATTATGACTGGAGAGGCGATAAACAACTAGAGATTCCAATGGAAGATTTAATAATATATGAAATGCATGTTAGAGGATTTACAAATCACAAATCTTCTGATGTTACGTATAAAGGGACATATTCTGGGGTAAGAGAAAAAATACCATATCTAAAAGATTTAGGTATAAATTGCGTTGAATTAATGCCTATTACGAGTTTTGATGAATTCGAAAACAGCAAAGAATCACCCATAACAGGAGAACTGTTGCTAAACTATTGGGGATATAGCTCTATAGCATTTTTTGCGCCCAAGGCAGGATACGCTCAAACGGGCAAGGTCAATGGAGAATGTGATGAATTTAAAACTTTAGTTAGGGATTTTCATAAACATGGTATAGAAGTAATTTTAGATGTTGTGTATAATCATACAGGAGAGGGAAACGCATTAGGACCATGTATATCATTTAGAGGGATTGACAATAAAACATACTACATGCTAACTGCTAATGGGGAATACTATAATTTTAGCGGTTGTGGGAATACATTAAATTGCAATCATCCAGTAGTGCGTGATTTAATATTAGCAAATTTAAGAAATTGGGTTGCAGAGTATCATATAGATGGATTTAGATTCGATTTGGCGTCGATACTAGGAAGGAATCAGGATGGAACACCAATGAGCAATCCACCTCTTTTAGAGTCACTAGCATTTGACCCGGTTTTAGGAAAATGTAAATTGATAGCAGAAGCTTGGGATGCAGGGGGATTATATCAAGTGGGAAGTTTTCCATCATGGGGACGATTTGCCGAATGGAATGGAAAGTATAGAGATGACATAAGAAGATTTTTAAAAAGTGATGAAGGGACGATTATGTCTGTTATACAAAGGATAATAGGGTCCCCGGATTTGTATTTTCATAAGGGCTTGGGGACATGTTCATCAATTAATTTTATAACATGTCATGATGGATTTACACTGATGGATTTATTCTCATATAACCAAAAGCACAATTGGGCAAATTGTGAAAATAACAAAGATGGCAATGATATAAATTATAGTTGGAATTGTGGAGTTGAGGGGCATACAGACAATATAGAGATAAAAGCATTGAGAAAACGTTTGATAAAAAATGCAATTAGTATATTAATGATAAGTCAGGGAATACCTATGATGTATATGGGAGATGAAATGGGCAATTCTCAATATGGCAATAACAATGCTTATTGTCAAGATAATGAAGTATCTTGGATAAATTGGAATGATCTAAATGAGAATAAAGATATTCATAATTTTGTGAAGAAAATGATAGAGTTTAGGAAGACGCATTCAGTTTTACGTAATAAACTGCATTGGGAAGATGAACAAGAGGAGAGGAGCGGATATTCTCATATATCGTGGCATGGAGTGAAAGTGAATGAGCCAGATAAAAGTTATTGTAGTAGGAGTATTGCATTAATGCTTTGGGGAAAATCCAAGGATAGTGATAGCATAAATGATGATCACATTTATATAATTATGAATATGTATTGGAAGGCACAAACATTTGAATTGCCACCACTTAATATAGAAGAAAAATGGTATCTGTTTGTAGATACTTTTAAAGAAGAAGAAAAAGAAATTGTGGCAGTGGGAGAGGAAATAAAATTGAAAAATCAAGCTTCATAT